In Fusarium falciforme chromosome 13, complete sequence, the genomic stretch CACCACTGCTATCGGCTGATGATAATGAATTCTCCCTTCTCATCTCTACGGCTCCGGCTTTCCCTTCCCCCCTGCCCGAGTTAATAGGCTGAAAAGTGTACCGCGTCAAGCGACGGGTCGAGAGCAAGCGCATGCAAAGCGCACAAACAACAAACATGCCCAGCACCATGCTCGTTAGGCAGAGCGTCTCAAGAGCTAAGGGGAGTGGTCCCGGCATTTGGTATTATATCGTGTCAAACTCGTTAGCTTCGTCCATAACGACCCCAGAAAGGGGTTCTCCGAGGGCAACTTAGCTTTATACTGTGGCGGCAGCATACATGCCGATCTACGAGTCTGCGACTCTATGCTACATATGTCTACCACAGAAGGCCTCCATGACAGTTACCTCTTTTGTAGGGTAAACGACGCCGCCCTCCCCGAGGCTGAAAGTATCACTGCCCTCGCTATCCAATCAGCGCTAGCGGCAGTTATCGCACTTGATGCTGCTCTCGCCGAGGACGTAGAATAATTTGGACTAGGTATTCGTACGTGCCCTCTCGACCTAGGCCTCCTTGGTTACTCTCTTATCCGAGCCTTACCCTGGGATCCTAgcttctcaatctccaaAGACGTCCAAATAGTCAGATTCCCAAGGAAGAGATATATGATGAATATTCAGTCGCCAAAAGGTTCTTTAGACAGGGAGTCGAGCTCGGCAAGGGCATCATAAACGGCCAGCTTGGCAAGGTGGTAGGCACGATTATGCGAGTTCTGGATTTCGTCGTAAAAGTCAGAGAAGTTCAGAGCCATGCCTAGGCGCAAAGGTTGGGTGGCGGCGAGCTCGATCTGAGCAATATTAGTATCGGCCTGAAGACACTAGAAGAAAGTTACCTCGATGAGGCTCTCCACACTCGACGGGATACGTTAGTGTTGAGGCCGTATGACTAAGATGGTCCGATCtgctggtggctgggatgtggatactaTGTAAGGAGCTGTGCTCCTCTCAGACATACgcaacttagaccttttaaCTTAACCTGCAACCCATTTTTGTTTCATCAGTTAGGCCACTACAAGGCATCCTACTTTGCAAATCTGCTGCCGAGAAGGCCCAGTTGCGTGTCCTTCACCGCAAGCAACTGTAGTGTGATGGCGTTCCCGTCCCCCAATCCCCGCAGACCGGTGACCAAGGAATGCAGGGATCGACCAGTACGACAGACGCAGCGACAATCCGGGGGGCAGGTTTCCGTGACAAGGAGCTGGTGCTGATGGAGGTAACACTTGGACAGCTAAATCCCACGATTGGTTCCACTCCTGCCGATGCTTTCCATTAACCTTCGGACCAGTTCTACCGGTAGTAGCGGGTGGACTTTAATGCGACTTCAAGTATTCAGCGTCATATCTTCGGCGGCTGAAGAGGAAGTGTTCTACTGTTTCCTTCGCTTGTCCACACGGGCATTGGTCCGAGTACCGCTCCAACCTGATGAAGGCACCCCATTCAACCGTGCCATGCCGGTTCGTAGCTGAGCCAGCACGCAAAGCTTCCTTCCAGGAGAGTAGGTCATATTGCTTGCGTGTGTGTTTCCCTGGTAGCACAGAATCGACTTTCTTAGAGTACTTTCCCGCTCCTTCTGGCAACCTTTCGGCATTCCGTTGCTCCGCTTTCGCAATGCTAAATGTGGTAAATATGGCCTTGAATGAATGCTTCTTGGGAAGGGAGTCGTGTGCCGTACTTCGACGTGCTGCTTCCTTAGCCACTCGTGCCAGTTCGAAGTCCTCGCCCGACGGAATCCAGGCGATTGAGACTTTATATTGCCGTTCTCCCTCAGAGTCTCCACAGCATGGTAGATATGGAGGGTTTCTCCCTGTCCTGATTGCTGCCGGGGTTGACAGACTGCCAACGCTGCGGCCTTGTTGCTGGTGAAGACTGATGATTTGATTGTGGAGTTGCGCTGGCACAAAACGCCTTTGCGGAGCGCGCCTTGGATGGGCCAATGGGCGCAGGGCTATTTGGTAGCGGCGCGCCCGGGCGCCCATGTGTTGTTGGCCGCCCAATCACGGGGTGGCCTGATTGGATGTCGGATAAATGCCACTCATACAATGGGGGTAAACGACTACCATTTAGGGCAAGTAACGGCACACAAAAGTGAATTTTGAGAACTTACACAATACAAACACACCCAATTTTGCACAATTTATTCCCATACAACGTGACTGTCAAACGCTGGAGGGTGTATAAAAGGAGTGTCTGAATCAAAAGGATTTGCACGGTTAGAAGGTTGATGCAATGATGTGAGGGATAAGGGCATAGACGAGCCACGCCCTACTCAAGGCACAAAAAGGGGCCAGAGCAAGAATAATAACAACACAATCATCGAAGGAACCAATAATGGAGTTCCGGATCAATGGACCACCTTCACAACTACACTTGTGCGTGCACTAATCGTCATACGGCTAACGCTCTTCGCGTACCCGAAGATAGGCCACTTGGCGCTTTTCATGCCAGGTGAAACCGACTTGCCGTTGACATCAGAAACGGGAGTGCCCGGCGATGCCTCCTGGATATAGGGATTTATGATGGATCAAATTTGAGTTTATATGCCTCACAGAGGTGAAACGGACTTCGGCCGCTCTAAGAGACATCGTGATGGTGGATAACCGATGCGAGGGGCCTTTAGCAATCTCAATGCGATACGCGTCTATGGCGGGGTGGCCGTACGGACCGGGGGTTGGCCGTTACAACCCACACGAACTTTAATCGTTCAAAACGTCGTCACGTAGACCCGACTATGCGCTGAGAAAGTGCATCCAGGGACGCATATAAATTCTATTGCTCCTGTACCTGGACCGAATCGATTTCGCGAATGTATGACCGTGAACTCGCTGTCGCATCTGGGATGTAGCGCGACATACACAGAGGACAAGTGTAATGGTGCCTCAGATACCATGAAACAATGCAACCCGAATGAAAGCTATGCCCACACGATAAGCGGCGGACGGTATCGCTGTCCCGCATCCCCTCCAAGCATATCGCACTGTGCATAATAACGGGAGAGGTTAGTTCGAGATCACGAATCCATCATCTCGTTTGTTGAGTAACCTACCAGGTGACTAACGAGTCTGGCCAGGCCAAATGCCCTCCTGTGCCTTGTTGAAGTTTTATCTCCATTTTCATTTGCTTATACGTCCTCTGCGGAGCTATGGAGTCCAGCCGCTGCAGATCGCTAGTCTCGGCGTTTATGCTGCTTGACGACTGTGCGCCCTCGGGATCCTCTGGGCTCGCGAGCTGGTTGCTTCTGGCGATTTTGTATCTGTATCAATGCCATCGTTAGTACCATGAATAGGGAGCGGTAGTCGTCGGTTTGGGGACGAATGTACTTACATGGCAGGCATAATAAAAAGGACAAACATAATACCGAACAAGATAAGTGTGGTGAGCCATCCCTCGATTGGCCGCACCGGCGTTTGGTCGTCGGGGCTAGTTGAGGAATTATTTGATATCGTCATGATTAGTTGGCGATCGATCAGTAACATCACGTCGTTCCAGCTTACCGAAATGCACGTGGAGTGGGGATTTATATGCTCTGCGGTTTGGTGTGGATGCCAGGTGCAAGTGCCCGAACCATCTGCTTAATATGGTTCTAATCAACCCAATCGATTTCGAAGTGATGCGAACGTCGTTGCGAATGATGCGACAAGTGTTTCTCGGTCTTCCGTGTGATTGGGCACATTGCAACCATTTTTGGCCCGAAGTTGCAGGCAAGGTCGGGTACTCGAAATCCTGTTCGCATTGGTGGCGAATCTTCGGCAGCTGTCTGGCGGTTTCTCGCAACCACCAGCAGGAAACTCGAGACCCATTCGTCAGTGCAAACATCATTATGACAAAATACCTCGATATATGTTTTTTTTCCTGCGTCATTTTGCCTGACCTTGGTTATTCAAGTGCATTTAGAAACGCGATTGGTAGGTCTGATGGGCCTTCGCGAAGATGTAGGAACCTCCGATCACGATCTCCCTCCACCGATTGAGTATAAAGCAATGCTTTCACCCTTGTCAACTCGGATCTTATCATCAGAACACACATAGAACAAGAAACAACAATCAAACCTGACAAGCATTTTTGCACGCCTGCAGGTCGACTCTCGAACACTTCCGCGAAACGTGAAGCACCTAACTCTCAGTCCTACTATCAAGTAAACACAGCATAATGGCTTTCTTCCCGCGAAACGTTTACAGCACCGACGTCTCTTTCACTCCCCTCTTCCGTCTCCTTGACGACTTCGACAACTACTCTCGTCAGGGAATGAGTGGCCGTCGCACTAGTATGCCCAGCTGGCAGCCCAAGTTCGACATCCGCGAGACCGGGGAAGCATATGAGCTCCATGGCGAGCTCCCTGGCATAAACAAGGAGGATGTCCACATCGAGTTCACCGAGCCCCAGACTATGCTCATCCGCGGCAAGGCTGAGCGCACCTACACTGCTGGTACCCCCCCTGCAGGCCTCGTTGAGGGCGCTACCATGAGCGGTGCCATTACTGAGGGTGACGAGGAGAGCAAGAAGCCCACTAAGGAGGAATATGAGTCTGTCTCACACGAGACCGGCACCGAGGCTACTGAGAAGCAAaagcccaaggccaaggagcccgTCGAAAAGGCCAGGTACTGGCTCACCGAGCGCAGCGTCGGCGAGTTCTCTCGCAGCTTCAACTTCCCTACTCAGGTCGATCAGGAATCTGTAACCGCAAACTTCAAGGATGGCATCCTCAACATTGTGGTCCCCAAGGCTAAGAAGCACGAGTCAAGACGCATTGCTATCAGTTAAGCGATCAACGGCAGCTTCCGAATAATGACAGCTTTGCGCTGTTTTCTAGTCTTCTCATGATCAAGACCGTTGAATAATTGGTCTGCTACTATTGGTCAGCGGATGGAATATTGAAGACTTGCCTTGCTTTCCTAGCCTGGTGCTTGCGCTCTTTTGTTGTAAATACCAGAATAATAATCAACGAAAACAACTAAATGAATCAAGTTCGGCAGCCCGAAGCATTTGACATCGGCATCCAACGCTCATACCGTCGAAATTTTGGAACCCGTTAACGGACGCTCGAGCGCAAAGATTCGGTTCAACGATCACACATTCCTTTCTTGCAATGCCCTATCTCACTTGGTTCGCCGCTGCGCCGGTTCAGGGCAATAGCATTAGCTCCTAAGAAACATCACGAGCACAAGTAGGTCAAACCAGCTTGTGTTGCCTGAACGTCGGAAATATTTAGGAATCCGAGTGAAAATTGATGCTGATGGGGATGGCGAAACTGGGGGTGGCGAACCTCTGGTGCTGGGCGGGAAGGGTATGAAGTGGACCTGAGCTGTGTCATGCGATTTGAAGTGCTGAGGCACCCACCGATGTACCCTTCTCTCGTAACCGTTGGGTACAATGGTTGACTTATAGCCAGTAAGAAGCAACCCCGTCGACAGCGGCGGTAGTTGATCAGCAAACAAGTGACAGCGATCAGCGCTCACTGGCTGAGCGCTCCATAATGACGACCGGTGACGTTTGACTGAGCTGTTCTGCCGTATTGAAAACCATGATTGCAGTGGGTGCAGAAGTGATAAACCATTTCCCGATGCTCCTCTAACTCGCCACTGATTAAAAGGGTCGTCATCGATTGAGCAGTCGAGACAGATGTGGTGACACTCGGAGTCCCGCATGTGCTGCTGCAGGCTGCCAAATGGCCTTCACACCTTGTGCAATAGCCATGGTGGCTTGAATTGTGTGTGTTGCTCAAAGGCCGCATATACGAAACCCTACCATAACTTTCACAGTACCATCACGCGCAGTAAAAGCAAATAGCAAATGTAACCGTTCGCAAATGCACACGGATTGATGGGTGAACGCTATGACATATGCCTGTGTATACAAATACTCTGCCTTCGCTTTCAATCTGTTTTCACAAAATCCAACCCAACCAGCCACCTCCGTCGAGGACCAATATCGCAACCGCCCCAGCCACACCCTTAATCTTTCCCGCATCTTCGGGCTCGTCCTCTTTTCccgcctcttcttcttcctccacgGATACAACGACAATTTTATTATCGCCATGGTCGAGTTCGTCCACACCCAGATCCTGGGCACGACATTTGAGATAACGTCGAGGTAGCGAGTCTGAGAAATGACACGTTGTTGCGGTGGCTAATTGGACCCTAGATATTCGGAACCTCAACCTGTGGGATTGGGAGCATTTGGGCTTGTCTGGTACGTGACTGATTTATTGATTGCGAACAGCGACTTCTGGGGAGTGTGATAATGGTTTAAACCCTCACTTAGCTCCGCGCGAGACCAGCTCACGAATCAAAACGTCGCCATCAAGAAGGTCACGAAGCCTTTCAGCACGCCCGTCTTGGCTAAGCGAACATACCGAGAACTGAAGTTGCTGAAGCACCTCAAGCACGAAAATGTACGCTCTAGTTTCCTACCAACCGCTGGCGTTTGCTGCTGATTCCCCCCTGGGTGATCTCTCTCAGCGACTTTTTCATCTCCCCAGTCGAGGATATGTATGTCCAGCGGCGGCATTGCTTGGCCAGCCTACTAATTGTTCAATAGCTACTTTGTTACAGAGCTTCTCGCTACGGATTTGCATCGGTTATTAACATCAAAACCGCTCGAGAAACCGTACATCCAGTACTTCCTCTACCAGATCATGGTATGCATGCCTTGCAGAGGCTTATCCAACCAATCGTGCAATCTCACTGATAATGGCGGCAGCGGGGCCTGAAGTATGTGCACTCCGCTGGCGTTGTCCATCGAGATCTCAAACCCAGCAATATCCTCATCAACGAGAACTGTGATTTGAGAATCTGTGATTTTGGGTCTGCGCGAACAGAGGATCCCCTGATGACCGGCTACGTCTCGACGCGATATTATCGGGCCCCGGAGGTCATGCTTACATGGCGAAGGTATAACGCAGAGATCGACATTTGGAGCGCGGGATGCATCTTTGCCGAAATGCTCGAGGGGAAGCCCCTCTTCCCCGGCAAGGACCACTTGCACCAGTACTCAATTATCACAGAGCTTCTGGGAACTCCTCCTAAAGATGTCATCAGCACCATCGCAACCGAGTCTGTAGGTATTCCCAAGAACCAGAGCAGCGGTATAGTATTCAGGTTGAGGCAGACGCTGCGGTTTGTCGAGTCCTTGCCGAAGCGCGAGCGACACCCCCTCAAGAACAAATTCAAGAACGCCGAATTTTCGGGTGAGATTCAGGAGTTATCCATCCTCTCTCCAGCGTCTGACTGAACATTCCAGCCCTGGAACTCCTTGATAAGATGCTCGTCTTCGACCCCAAAAAGCGAATAACAGCCACCGAAGCTCTAGCCCACCAATACCTCGTCTCCTACTACGATCCCACCGACGAGCCTGTTGCGCACGCGAAGTTCGACTGGAGCTTTAACGAGGCTGGCCTGCCTGTGGATACATGGAAGATTATGATGTGACCCTAGCCACCACACTCGCCGACACCCTAGTTGACTGACGGGATTCATAGATACTCGGAGATGCTTGATTCTCGCAATGTCACATGACATTCGGAGACCAAGGGCATAACTTTCCGAAATTGAGGGAATTCGCCAGCTGGTTCTGAGTATGTCTCAACATCAGTAAAGGAAACCCAATCCACGACTTCAACGTAATTGATCAATATATTGACCTCA encodes the following:
- a CDS encoding SHSP domain-containing protein, which codes for MAFFPRNVYSTDVSFTPLFRLLDDFDNYSRQGMSGRRTSMPSWQPKFDIRETGEAYELHGELPGINKEDVHIEFTEPQTMLIRGKAERTYTAGTPPAGLVEGATMSGAITEGDEESKKPTKEEYESVSHETGTEATEKQKPKAKEPVEKARYWLTERSVGEFSRSFNFPTQVDQESVTANFKDGILNIVVPKAKKHESRRIAIS
- a CDS encoding Mitogen-activated protein kinase → MVEFVHTQILGTTFEITSRYSEPQPVGLGAFGLVCSARDQLTNQNVAIKKVTKPFSTPVLAKRTYRELKLLKHLKHENYFLYQIMRGLKYVHSAGVVHRDLKPSNILINENCDLRICDFGSARTEDPLMTGYVSTRYYRAPEVMLTWRRYNAEIDIWSAGCIFAEMLEGKPLFPGKDHLHQYSIITELLGTPPKDVISTIATESVGIPKNQSSGIVFRLRQTLRFVESLPKRERHPLKNKFKNAEFSALELLDKMLVFDPKKRITATEALAHQYLVSYYDPTDEPVAHAKFDWSFNEAGLPVDTWKIMIYSEMLDSRNVT